The following proteins are encoded in a genomic region of Aliiroseovarius sp. F47248L:
- a CDS encoding ABC transporter ATP-binding protein — protein MTTILNVSGVTKTYEGGHQALKGVDLEIEEGEILALLGPNGAGKTTLISIICGIATASSGTITVGGFDHVKDYRAARNLIGLVPQEINLEPFETVMNSVRFSRGLFGQPRDDARIEEILKLLSLHDKKDSRIMTLSGGMKRRVLIAKALCHEPQILFLDEPTAGVDVELRKDMWAIVAKLKQTGVTVILTTHYIEEAEAMADRIGVISKGEILLVEDKEALIKRLGQKELLIELDTPIDAVPETLAGYPLTLSEEGGLVYSYDAQAGSTGITGLLADLRKAGLHMSDLSTRQSSLEDIFVDLVKEDAA, from the coding sequence ATGACCACGATCCTGAATGTCAGCGGCGTGACCAAGACCTATGAAGGCGGACACCAAGCCCTTAAGGGCGTCGATCTTGAAATCGAAGAAGGCGAGATCCTTGCCTTGCTTGGTCCCAATGGCGCAGGCAAGACGACCTTGATCTCGATCATCTGTGGCATCGCGACGGCAAGCTCGGGCACGATTACCGTCGGTGGGTTTGATCACGTGAAAGACTACCGCGCTGCGCGCAACCTGATCGGACTCGTGCCACAGGAAATCAATCTTGAGCCGTTTGAAACTGTCATGAACTCTGTGCGCTTTTCACGCGGCCTGTTTGGACAGCCTCGTGATGATGCGCGGATTGAAGAAATTTTGAAGCTGCTCAGCCTGCATGACAAGAAAGACAGCCGTATCATGACGCTGTCGGGTGGCATGAAGCGGCGTGTTTTGATCGCGAAGGCTCTGTGTCACGAACCCCAGATTCTGTTTTTAGATGAACCCACTGCAGGCGTCGATGTCGAACTGCGCAAGGATATGTGGGCGATTGTGGCGAAGCTGAAGCAGACCGGTGTGACGGTCATCCTGACCACCCACTACATCGAAGAAGCCGAGGCGATGGCTGACCGGATCGGGGTGATCTCGAAGGGGGAAATCCTGCTGGTCGAGGACAAGGAAGCGCTGATCAAGCGCTTGGGCCAGAAGGAATTGTTGATCGAACTGGATACGCCGATTGACGCCGTGCCTGAAACACTGGCTGGCTATCCTCTGACCCTGTCGGAAGAGGGTGGGTTGGTCTATAGCTATGATGCGCAAGCGGGCAGCACCGGGATCACTGGGCTGCTGGCAGATCTGCGCAAAGCAGGGCTGCATATGTCGGACCTGTCCACGCGCCAAAGCTCGCTTGAGGATATCTTTGTGGATTTGGTGAAGGAGGACGCCGCATGA
- a CDS encoding S49 family peptidase produces MTTYIPFIKKPPLVAVIRLSGVIASGARGQLNDAALAPVIERAFRKGKPQAVALVINSPGGSPVQSSLITARIRRLAAEKEIPVYAFVEDVAASGGYWLATAADEIYADESSILGSIGVISAGFGLTGLIEKIGVERRVYTAGKSKSMLDPFQPEKPDDIKRLKTLQEDIHSAFKVQVATRRKGKLERGAGADLFNGDVWLGNEAFELGLIDGIGHVVPTMKERYGDKVRFRVHGPRRPFISRFGLQLGADAIAAIEERAEFARFGL; encoded by the coding sequence ATGACGACCTATATTCCGTTCATCAAGAAGCCGCCGCTGGTTGCGGTGATCCGCCTGTCTGGCGTGATTGCTTCAGGGGCGCGTGGGCAATTGAACGACGCCGCCCTTGCCCCGGTGATCGAACGTGCGTTTCGCAAAGGAAAGCCGCAGGCTGTCGCGTTGGTGATCAACTCGCCGGGTGGCAGCCCGGTGCAATCCAGCCTGATCACCGCGCGCATTCGTCGCTTGGCGGCTGAGAAAGAAATCCCTGTCTATGCGTTCGTCGAGGATGTCGCGGCGTCCGGCGGATACTGGCTGGCAACGGCGGCGGATGAGATCTATGCCGATGAAAGTTCGATCCTTGGATCCATCGGCGTGATTTCGGCTGGGTTCGGCCTGACCGGCCTGATCGAAAAGATCGGGGTCGAGCGGCGGGTTTACACGGCGGGCAAGTCGAAATCCATGCTGGACCCGTTCCAGCCGGAAAAACCGGATGACATCAAACGTCTGAAGACGTTGCAGGAAGACATTCATTCTGCATTCAAGGTGCAAGTGGCCACTCGCCGCAAAGGAAAGTTGGAAAGAGGTGCTGGCGCTGATTTGTTCAACGGCGATGTATGGCTAGGCAACGAAGCATTTGAGCTCGGCCTTATCGACGGGATCGGGCATGTGGTGCCGACCATGAAAGAGCGATACGGCGACAAGGTGCGGTTCCGGGTGCATGGCCCGCGCCGTCCGTTCATCAGCCGGTTCGGATTGCAGCTTGGCG
- the ileS gene encoding isoleucine--tRNA ligase gives MCADTPEYKNTLTLPVTDFPMRAGLPKREPEWLARWEKIGVYDRLRETAGSRTPFVLHDGPPYANGHLHIGHALNKTIKDIIVRSHQMMGFDARYVPGWDCHGLPIEWKIEEQYRKKGKNKDDVDVVDFRQECRKFAEGWIDIQREEFKRLGITGNWADPYLTMDFHAERVIAEEFMKFLMNGTLYQGSKPVMWSPVEKTALAEAEVEYHDKESFAIWVKFKVTDFNLPDMVLSDEEETDDTREAIAEAKDAAAHDFIGAHVVIWTTTPWTIPSNKAVVFGEKFEYGLYEVTDCPDECWAAKGDRFILADKLAADVMARARLEPGTYRRVRSVTPAQLSGMMLQHPLAGAEGANGEWDAPRDFRAADFVTDEEGTGFVHCAPSHGMEEFELYRDLGMLDQVITYNVMDDGSFRSDLPFFGGTYILNRKGGEGDANKTVIDKLVEVGGLLARGKIKHSYPHSWRSKAPIIYRNTQQWFASVDREVGDGQDEMGKTIRERALNSIDQLVKWWPQSGRNRLYSMIEARPDWVLSRQRAWGVPLTCFTKKGALPTDPDFLLRDPAVNARVAEAFEAEGADAWYKDGAKDRFIGDAANPDDYDQVFDVLDVWFDSGSTHSFVLRDREDGTPDGIADVYMEGTDQHRGWFHSSLLQACGTKGRAPYKNVVTHGFTLDEKGMKMSKSLGNTIVPETVVKQYGADILRLWVAQTDYTVDQRIGPEILKGVADSYRRLRNTMRFMLGNLHGFDEGERVDAADMPELERWVLHRLAELDHVVREGYRTFDFQGVFSAVFNFATVDLSSFYFDIRKDALYCDGADSLNRRAARTVLDILFHRLTTWLAPVLVFTMEDVWLERFPGDESSVHLVDFPDTPADWLDEPLAAKWFGVRKARRVVTAALEVQRRDKVIGASLEAAPVVHVRDKDILSALKSVNFADITITSAVSLTNDPLPSEAFRLPEIEGVGVVFEKASGDKCQRCWKILPDVGSHDHTGVCGRCDEALN, from the coding sequence ATGTGTGCCGACACCCCTGAATACAAAAACACCCTGACGCTTCCCGTCACTGATTTTCCCATGCGTGCGGGTCTGCCCAAACGTGAGCCTGAATGGTTGGCCCGGTGGGAAAAAATCGGCGTCTATGATCGCCTGCGCGAAACTGCTGGTAGTCGCACGCCTTTCGTGCTGCATGATGGCCCACCCTACGCCAACGGGCATTTGCATATCGGCCACGCGCTGAACAAGACGATCAAGGACATCATCGTGCGCAGCCACCAGATGATGGGTTTCGACGCGCGTTACGTGCCGGGTTGGGATTGCCACGGCCTGCCCATCGAATGGAAGATCGAAGAACAATACCGCAAAAAGGGCAAGAACAAAGATGACGTCGATGTCGTCGACTTTCGCCAGGAATGCCGCAAGTTCGCCGAGGGTTGGATCGACATCCAGCGCGAGGAATTCAAGCGTCTGGGCATCACCGGCAACTGGGCTGACCCCTATCTGACGATGGATTTCCACGCCGAACGCGTGATCGCTGAGGAATTCATGAAGTTCCTGATGAACGGCACGCTTTATCAGGGATCGAAACCCGTGATGTGGTCACCGGTCGAAAAAACCGCGCTGGCCGAGGCCGAGGTGGAATATCACGACAAGGAAAGCTTCGCCATCTGGGTGAAGTTCAAAGTCACGGATTTCAACCTGCCTGACATGGTTTTGTCGGATGAAGAAGAAACCGACGACACCCGCGAAGCCATAGCCGAGGCGAAAGACGCTGCCGCCCATGATTTCATCGGTGCGCATGTGGTGATCTGGACCACCACGCCGTGGACCATTCCGTCCAACAAGGCCGTCGTGTTTGGCGAAAAGTTCGAATACGGGCTTTATGAAGTGACCGATTGCCCGGATGAGTGCTGGGCTGCCAAGGGCGACCGTTTCATCCTTGCCGACAAACTGGCAGCGGATGTAATGGCGCGTGCCCGTCTGGAACCCGGCACGTATCGCCGCGTGCGAAGCGTGACCCCCGCGCAATTGTCGGGCATGATGTTGCAACACCCGCTGGCCGGGGCCGAAGGTGCCAATGGCGAATGGGACGCGCCCCGCGATTTCCGCGCTGCCGATTTCGTGACCGACGAGGAGGGCACCGGGTTCGTTCACTGCGCTCCCTCGCACGGGATGGAAGAATTCGAGTTGTATCGCGATCTGGGAATGCTGGATCAGGTCATCACCTATAACGTGATGGATGATGGGTCATTCCGCTCCGATCTGCCCTTCTTTGGCGGCACCTACATCCTGAACCGCAAGGGCGGCGAGGGTGACGCAAACAAGACCGTCATCGACAAATTGGTCGAGGTGGGCGGGTTGCTGGCGCGCGGCAAGATCAAGCACTCCTATCCGCATTCGTGGCGGTCGAAGGCGCCGATCATCTATCGCAACACACAACAGTGGTTTGCATCCGTGGACCGCGAAGTTGGCGATGGACAGGACGAGATGGGCAAGACCATCCGGGAACGCGCTCTGAATTCGATCGACCAACTGGTGAAGTGGTGGCCGCAATCTGGGCGCAACCGCCTGTATTCGATGATCGAGGCACGGCCCGATTGGGTTCTGTCACGCCAACGCGCTTGGGGCGTGCCGCTGACCTGTTTCACCAAGAAGGGCGCATTGCCGACCGACCCGGACTTCTTGCTGCGCGATCCCGCCGTCAATGCGCGCGTCGCCGAAGCCTTCGAGGCCGAAGGCGCGGATGCGTGGTATAAGGACGGAGCTAAAGATCGCTTCATCGGCGATGCGGCGAACCCCGACGACTATGATCAGGTCTTCGACGTGCTGGATGTGTGGTTCGACAGTGGCTCGACCCACTCTTTCGTGCTGCGCGACCGTGAAGACGGCACGCCGGACGGCATCGCGGATGTCTATATGGAAGGCACCGACCAGCACCGCGGTTGGTTCCACTCCTCGCTTCTGCAGGCCTGCGGTACCAAAGGTCGTGCGCCCTATAAAAATGTCGTGACCCATGGTTTCACGCTGGATGAAAAGGGCATGAAGATGTCCAAGTCCTTGGGCAATACCATCGTGCCCGAGACCGTCGTGAAGCAATATGGCGCGGATATCCTGCGCTTGTGGGTGGCACAGACGGACTACACGGTTGATCAGCGGATCGGGCCGGAAATCCTGAAAGGTGTTGCCGACAGCTATCGCCGTCTGCGCAATACGATGCGCTTCATGTTGGGCAACCTGCACGGTTTTGACGAAGGAGAGCGCGTCGACGCCGCCGATATGCCCGAGTTGGAGCGTTGGGTGCTGCACCGACTGGCGGAGCTTGATCACGTTGTACGCGAGGGTTACCGAACTTTTGACTTCCAAGGCGTGTTCTCGGCGGTGTTCAACTTTGCCACCGTCGACTTGTCGAGCTTTTATTTCGATATCCGCAAGGACGCGCTTTATTGCGACGGGGCGGACAGTCTGAACCGCCGCGCGGCGCGCACGGTTCTGGACATCCTGTTCCATCGTTTGACCACATGGCTTGCGCCTGTTCTGGTTTTCACCATGGAAGATGTGTGGTTGGAGCGGTTCCCCGGCGATGAAAGCTCGGTGCATCTGGTTGATTTCCCCGACACACCTGCGGACTGGTTGGATGAACCTCTGGCGGCAAAATGGTTCGGTGTCCGTAAGGCCCGCCGCGTTGTCACGGCCGCGCTGGAAGTTCAGCGGCGCGACAAAGTGATTGGCGCATCTTTGGAAGCGGCCCCTGTGGTGCATGTGCGCGACAAGGACATCTTGTCGGCCCTGAAATCCGTGAACTTCGCGGACATCACAATCACTTCTGCTGTGTCGCTGACAAATGACCCGCTGCCCTCGGAAGCCTTCCGCCTGCCGGAAATCGAGGGCGTGGGCGTGGTGTTCGAAAAAGCGTCTGGCGACAAATGCCAACGCTGCTGGAAAATCTTGCCGGATGTGGGCAGCCACGATCACACAGGTGTCTGCGGACGCTGTGATGAGGCGCTGAACTGA
- a CDS encoding ABC transporter permease — protein sequence MNWNAIAAIYRFEMARTFRTLMQSIVSPVLSTSLYFVVFGAAIGSRIDQVEGVSYGAFIVPGLIMLTVLTQSTTNASFGIYFPKFIGTVYELLSAPISFFEIVIGYVGAAATKAFVIGLIILATAHFFVDLTIVHPFWMMVFLVLTCISFALLGFIIGIWAQNFEQLQLVPLLVITPLVFLGGSFYSISMLPPVWQTITLFNPVVYLISGFRWAFFGMADVSVGWSVLAIAVFMTTCLATIGWIFRTGYRLRS from the coding sequence ATGAACTGGAATGCAATCGCCGCAATCTATCGGTTCGAAATGGCCCGGACCTTCCGAACGCTGATGCAGTCCATCGTGTCGCCCGTTCTGTCTACATCGCTCTATTTTGTCGTGTTTGGCGCCGCCATTGGGTCGCGTATTGATCAGGTCGAAGGTGTCAGCTATGGCGCGTTCATTGTACCCGGTCTGATCATGCTGACTGTGCTGACGCAAAGTACCACCAATGCCTCGTTCGGAATCTACTTTCCCAAGTTTATTGGCACGGTTTACGAACTCTTATCCGCTCCAATTTCGTTTTTCGAGATTGTCATCGGCTATGTAGGGGCGGCGGCGACCAAGGCCTTTGTGATCGGTCTGATCATTCTGGCCACGGCGCATTTCTTCGTCGATCTGACCATTGTCCATCCCTTCTGGATGATGGTGTTTCTGGTGCTGACCTGTATCAGTTTTGCGTTGCTTGGATTTATCATTGGCATCTGGGCGCAGAACTTCGAACAGTTGCAGCTGGTGCCACTGCTGGTGATCACGCCGCTGGTGTTTCTGGGTGGGTCGTTCTATTCAATCTCGATGTTACCGCCGGTCTGGCAGACCATTACGCTGTTCAATCCCGTCGTTTATCTGATCTCTGGATTCCGATGGGCGTTTTTTGGCATGGCGGACGTGTCGGTCGGCTGGTCAGTGCTTGCGATCGCAGTTTTCATGACCACATGCCTTGCAACCATCGGCTGGATTTTCCGCACCGGTTATCGGTTGCGCAGTTGA
- a CDS encoding methylated-DNA--[protein]-cysteine S-methyltransferase, translating to MGIAVVDSPVGRLGVEEKAGAIVRLVWNAEPDGATTPLLAEAQEQLNAYFERRLTRFDLPTRVEGSDFQRAVCNAISSIPYGETLTYGDISKLTDNSAQAVGNACGANPIPIIIPCHRVMGAGGKLVGFSGAGGVETKVQLLRLEGAAGLLI from the coding sequence ATGGGAATTGCAGTGGTTGATAGCCCCGTCGGGCGTTTAGGAGTGGAAGAGAAGGCCGGGGCCATCGTCCGGCTGGTTTGGAATGCCGAACCCGACGGAGCAACGACACCCCTGCTGGCCGAGGCGCAGGAGCAACTCAACGCCTACTTCGAGCGGCGATTGACGCGGTTTGATCTTCCAACACGCGTCGAGGGTAGCGATTTTCAACGGGCGGTATGCAATGCAATATCGTCCATTCCTTATGGAGAAACCCTGACATATGGCGATATTTCAAAGTTGACAGACAATTCGGCACAGGCGGTCGGCAATGCCTGCGGCGCCAATCCGATTCCAATTATTATTCCCTGCCATAGGGTCATGGGCGCGGGGGGTAAACTGGTGGGATTTTCGGGCGCAGGCGGGGTCGAGACAAAAGTTCAGCTTTTGCGCCTTGAAGGTGCTGCTGGGTTGCTTATCTGA